The Malus domestica chromosome 10, GDT2T_hap1 genome contains a region encoding:
- the LOC103448767 gene encoding probable E3 ubiquitin-protein ligase RHY1A: MCMTSASELFYNRRSRYNSRTATDLGFDSLPPPPTVDRSHNHNHGRRPHNSDGCDPLLRRTPRHFHHRASLPDRAAVGLEQGGTHQGSGNGVAGSSAGLSGNERLPGSVLLARERLLERLRGMPPSETRRRRALHLYGGGLLHVDDLSPLVRDWDAEILTSQPASAYSSTNLGSQIERLHLLQEVNKKPPGLSQEVLDCLSPEIFSSAEVGVDGLVLRASGDCSICLESFTDGDKLICLPCEHRFHAACLSPWARIRGDCPYCRRVIVVDSQNAKGTT; encoded by the exons ATGTGTATGACGAGCGCTTCGGAGCTTTTCTACAACCGGAGGTCTCGCTACAACAGCCGAACCGCCACCGATCTAGGGTTCGActccctccctcctcctccGACCGTTGACCGAAGTCACAACCACAATCACGGTCGCCGCCCCCACAATTCCGACGGCTGCGATCCCCTCCTCCGCCGAACCCCGCGCCATTTCCACCACCGCGCCTCCCTCCCG GATCGGGCGGCGGTTGGGCTCGAGCAGGGTGGGACCCACCAGGGTTCTGGAAATGGGGTCGCCGGAAGCAGTGCTGGTTTGAGCGGGAACGAGAGGCTTCCCGGGTCTGTTTTGCTCGCCAGGGAAAGGCTGCTGGAGAGGCTGAGAGGGATGCCTCCTTCAGAAACCAG GCGGCGTAGAGCATTGCATCTTTACGGAGGTGGGCTACTGCATGTTGATGACTTGAGTCCCCTTGTAAGGGATTGGGACGCTGAAATCTTGACAAGTCAGCCAGCCAGTGCCTACTCTTCAACTAACTTGGGCTCCCAAATTGAAAGGCTACATCTCTTGCAAGAAGTGAACAAGAAGCCTCCAGGTCTCAGTCAAGAGGTTCTTGATTGTTTGAGCCCTGAGATTTTCAGCAGCGCAGAAGTGGGTGTCGACGGCTTGGTGTTAAGGGCTTCCGGAGATTGTAGTATTTGCCTGGAGAGTTTTACCGATGGAGATAAGCTTATTTGCTTGCCTTGTGAGCATAGATTCCATGCTGCCTGCTTGAGTCCCTGGGCTCGTATTCGAGGGGACTGCCCATACTGCCGGAGAGTTATAGTTGTAGATAGTCAAAATGCTAAAGGGACTACATAG
- the LOC103423045 gene encoding uncharacterized protein has protein sequence MLMAMAIRGGVAKSKMFMLSSYCSEAKQAQGDHRRHFSSKLRGAAENISSRMVQSDSEDTDMMERETGSNSSSSWRCSWVPHPKTGIYVPKGHEKVMDDVPKGAASFNQTFWLRNVDGVLEKPDPDTPPEHYYHYMHM, from the exons ATGCTGATGGCCATGGCAATTAGAGGCGGGGTTGCCAAATCGAAGATGTTTATGCTTAG TTCATATTGCAGTGAAGCTAAGCAAGCGCAAGGAGATCATCGACGCCATTTCAGCAGCAAGCTGAGGGGAGCTGCAGAGAACATATCAAGCAGAATGGTTCAAAGTGATAGTGAGGATACTGACATGATGGAAAGGGAGACTGGCAGTAATAGTTCATCGTCATGGAGGTGTAGCTGGGTGCCGCATCCAAAAACAGGAATATATGTTCCGAAAGGGCATGAAAAGGTGATGGATGATGTGCCTAAGGGAGCTGCTTCCTTTAACCAGACTTTCTGGCTCCGGAATGTCGACGGAGTACTTGAAAAACCCGATCCGGATACTCCTCCCGAGCATTActatcactacatgcatatGTAA